One window of Sulfurospirillum sp. 1612 genomic DNA carries:
- the rplX gene encoding 50S ribosomal protein L24, which produces MAIKCKIKKGDSVKIIAGDDKGKVAKVTAVFPKSSKVIVEGCKVVKKAIKPDDNNPKGGFVNKETPIDISNVAKVEGE; this is translated from the coding sequence ATGGCGATTAAATGTAAAATTAAAAAAGGCGATAGCGTTAAAATTATCGCTGGAGATGACAAAGGGAAAGTTGCTAAAGTAACAGCAGTATTTCCAAAAAGCTCTAAAGTAATCGTAGAGGGATGCAAGGTTGTCAAAAAAGCGATTAAGCCTGATGATAATAACCCAAAAGGTGGCTTCGTCAATAAAGAAACACCGATTGATATCTCAAACGTAGCAAAAGTTGAGGGTGAATAA